The Aegilops tauschii subsp. strangulata cultivar AL8/78 unplaced genomic scaffold, Aet v6.0 Super-Scaffold_100181, whole genome shotgun sequence genome window below encodes:
- the LOC141028192 gene encoding uncharacterized protein, whose product MEIAVSMKEIYLHDWQVCEDCGYLDPNIKKDKGCSARGEDTTQLNLPNPNKERQTRTNKVTNIAGAKTGNTASKQDGAFKKEYDAETPSPSSPEEPDLGFPLRLKRGVAEGLDNASKEETTSAYAAVASIGKPSRDFSLARG is encoded by the exons ATGGAAATTGCGGTGAGCATGAAGGAGATATATCTGCATGACTGGCAGGTGTGCGAGGACTGCGGGTACTTGGATCCCAATATCAAG AAAGACAAGGGATGCTCAGCCCGAGGAGAAGATACAACACAGCTAAACCTACCAAACCCAAACAAAGAGCGGCAAACTCGAACTAACAAGGTCACCAACATCGCCGGAGCCAAGACCGGGAACACCGCGAGCAAGCAAGatggcgccttcaagaaggaataCGATGCCGAGACACCGTCGCCATCCAGTCCGGAGGAACcggacctagggtttcccctcagGTTGAAGAGGGGCGTAGCCGAGGGCCTTGACAACGCCTCCAAGGAGGAAACGACATCCGCATACGCCGCCGTTGCCAGCATCGGCAAACCGAGCAGGGATTTCTCCCTGGCCCGAGGCTGA